In Pirellulales bacterium, one genomic interval encodes:
- a CDS encoding PDZ domain-containing protein produces MQSDLWQRRIGWICLAAIILFSGALAQSKHAAADDADPNAPPDDVSNLIAQAPNDTVRPALDWLRYAGSQFGDTGKYWLGVECREVQPELRDQLSLKDDEGLVVVHVAEDGPASKAGIKQHDVIISAGDEKLSHPADLVKAVNAADGKELSLKIIRGGKEQTIAVTPAERQQGSAHIIARPGPGFMFPGGGPHVDLPDNVTVTVVHHGKEPGKITVTRGDEKWDLTDQELNKLPDDLRPLVERTIGGGPWAMQFPGGFNMPGMRIEGMPMGPPGANPPPRDGNGPPPLGDINGPPGDVNGPPPRDGNGPPRRDGNRPPDNGGPPPRDGNPPPRDGNPNGPNGPRPPQAGPDGRGGQRPQIMPPGQLAPELMQRLDEIQRRLDLIQQDIQRLRDGGGPMPRMRPRDGDNAMPRMMPRGPDDGRNGPPGGPPPNDGNPPPRDGNRQDPPPDGPGRQPPPNDQ; encoded by the coding sequence ATGCAAAGCGATTTGTGGCAACGCCGCATCGGTTGGATCTGCCTGGCGGCAATCATTCTGTTTTCCGGCGCGCTGGCGCAATCAAAACATGCCGCCGCCGATGACGCCGATCCTAATGCCCCGCCCGACGATGTCTCAAATTTAATCGCCCAAGCGCCGAACGATACCGTGCGACCCGCCCTGGATTGGCTGCGATATGCAGGTTCGCAGTTTGGCGATACCGGAAAATATTGGCTCGGCGTGGAGTGTAGAGAGGTGCAGCCGGAGCTTCGCGACCAGCTCAGCCTGAAAGACGACGAAGGATTAGTCGTCGTTCACGTTGCGGAAGACGGTCCGGCTAGCAAAGCGGGAATTAAACAACACGACGTCATTATTTCGGCCGGTGATGAAAAACTGAGTCATCCCGCCGATTTAGTGAAAGCCGTCAACGCTGCCGATGGCAAAGAATTGTCACTCAAGATTATTCGCGGCGGTAAAGAGCAAACCATAGCCGTGACGCCTGCAGAACGTCAGCAGGGTAGTGCACACATCATCGCCCGGCCTGGACCAGGTTTCATGTTCCCCGGCGGCGGCCCGCACGTTGATCTGCCCGACAACGTCACGGTCACGGTCGTCCATCACGGGAAAGAGCCAGGAAAAATCACCGTGACTCGCGGCGACGAAAAATGGGACCTGACCGACCAAGAACTGAATAAATTACCCGACGATTTGCGCCCGCTCGTGGAACGGACAATTGGCGGTGGCCCCTGGGCGATGCAATTTCCAGGTGGTTTCAATATGCCCGGCATGCGCATCGAAGGTATGCCGATGGGCCCACCGGGAGCTAATCCGCCGCCCCGTGACGGCAACGGCCCGCCGCCACTTGGAGACATAAATGGTCCACCGGGAGACGTAAATGGTCCACCGCCGCGTGACGGCAATGGCCCGCCGCGGCGCGATGGTAATCGGCCGCCCGACAATGGCGGCCCTCCGCCCCGTGATGGAAATCCACCCCCCAGAGATGGAAATCCCAATGGCCCAAATGGGCCACGACCGCCGCAAGCTGGTCCTGATGGCCGGGGTGGACAGCGGCCGCAGATCATGCCGCCCGGGCAGCTCGCGCCCGAGTTGATGCAGCGCCTCGACGAAATCCAGCGGCGTCTGGATTTGATCCAGCAAGACATCCAACGGCTCCGCGACGGCGGCGGCCCCATGCCAAGAATGCGTCCGCGGGACGGCGACAATGCAATGCCTCGCATGATGCCGCGCGGTCCGGATGATGGTCGCAATGGTCCGCCAGGTGGTCCGCCGCCAAACGATGGTAATCCACCGCCGCGCGACGGCAACCGTCAAGATCCGCCGCCAGATGGCCCGGGTCGCCAGCCCCCTCCGAACGATCAATAG